In Biomphalaria glabrata chromosome 8, xgBioGlab47.1, whole genome shotgun sequence, the genomic window AAAATTTtccttagcggaacactttgattATTGTCCGGAATGGTTCGTACACATGGAggtctactagttaattattccagtactTCGTTaaacacttattcaggcctcgcggaacacagtgtgggaaacactgatctagaaaGCTGagtgtaacataaaaaaaagagaaaaagaaataagagaaaaatatttaaaaatttactttttaaaattaaagcttATCTGATGTGAAGAACCTCGAAATCActgtcatatatctcaatacagcaaggtttaactccctttttccatataaaaaaacaaataattatttaacactaattgtttttctttttttattgattcatgaatTGTCATggactataaataattgtgtaaaatttaaaactgatccaagaatgggtagTGTTGTGTGTTGATTTTGTTAAAGGTGTATCTGAAGTGTTATTCTATCTTTATCtttgttgccacgtcgtacagacctgtgacagaccagagctattggtctccactgcccacagttTGCAACGTCACAGTTCAGTGTCGAGGCCTACTATAAAGGAAGGTCACGGTTTAACAGAGTATGTGACCTTGGTTGATTGATACCTTGTACCCATTTATTTAGGACAAATCTACAACATTATTAAAAATTGGCCAAACAATATTCGTGCAAAGTTGCAGGAGAAAGTCTAAACAAGAACCGAATTCCCAAAACACGACTTGATGACTACAAACAAGCACAGGTCAATAGCAGCGAGACTCACCTGTCCCCGCCTCAACAACACAAAACACCATGAGACATGCCAGGAACACATTGACTATCACTGTCAACAAAAGAATGGTTCATCTTATATACACTCTGTTAATAAATTggactaaaatttaaaaataaaatagtactttataactgttattttatttaacgaTTTTCACAGAAATGTTCTAGTTTATGTATGacttttggaaaaaaacaacaacacttaattggcccacacagggaaaactctggtttaacCGTTATGATTTTTTCGAAatatagtaatttaaaacttaaatttgttCTGGAGACCTCGATCTGGTCAGCTGATATTCCCGCATGTATTCACTCAAGAGTTCAATAATAAATAGACATTCAGGAACATTTTTGCGCAGCGTCTTTTTCAAAAttcagtctagactctagactactgtctttttatgtttgtgagaaaacaaaaaagaaaacaaaacaaaaacattaaaaaaaactccgTTTCTTACATGTACCACAGACAATTTCATTAGCGCCGACCACAAATTCAAATGTTGACTCAGAGTCTTTGGTTAAATCTTTCAAAGCTTCAATAAAATCTGTACTCGTCTCCTGATCTGTTGAATACACGAACAACAatgaagattttgttttttaatatgaatAACTGGATATTTGACATAAcatacaatagatctagatctatatttttgttaattgatACTATCCAACTGACGTTAGATAAGCTTGATATCCAAGTTTTACTTCCTAGCCCATACCTGCCCATTTCACATCTTCTGAGGTTGTATTAGAAGTTAAACTCAACCCAGATTGAGAGCTGGTCATAGATGCTGAAAATATCTGAAAAAATAAAGTATATCTCTCATTTGAGAGTTAGAGCAAGATGTAATTATTGTCACGAGAGTTCTTTGGACATGAAATAATCTCTAGACTTTAGACTGAGTTGTTCATGTGTTGAGGGCTACCTGGGTCTAGTTTTAATACTTTAAAAGTATGAGGTTTGAATTAAATTgaagactgtctaaaaatgtaaTTGCTCGTTTTGTGTACGCTTTACTTTGCTTCGtttttatcttatacaatacagacgttacttcaaaaaagaagatggtaagatcttatataatacagacgttacttcaaaaaagaagatgataagatcttaaataatacagacgttaatttaaaaaaaaaagaagatgataagatcttatataatacagacgttatttaaaaaaaagatgataagatcttatataatacagacgttacttcaaaaaagaagatgataagatcttatataatacagacgttacttcaataagaagatgattatgtcctacgcgtcatccatttagtcatgcatattaaccaatgacctaaattctgccacgtcactggttttcctggttttATAGAGGAATAACTTGGTTTTCAAGAACATTTTGGAATCAACCTTAGTTTAAAGAGTTAGATTAATTATAGGAAAACAGGGTGATTTAGAGGGTTAGACTAACTTTggtataacatttaaaatatcacTCTTATTTATCCTGTTGTGAcatattaattttataacaaCATTGCGACATTTATATGTATTTGACAAATTTTTAGGGGATTCCTAAATGGTGCCAGTTGGGCACTTAAATGTCCAAGATCCTGAGGTACTTTttactaatgaaaaaaaaatctaataacaaGGCTGAACAAGCTATAGGTCATCCACGCCAAAAAACAATTGTGGGGATATCAATACCTCTACAATGATCGAGGTCATCCATGACTATAAAAGCGCATTCGAACACTACACTGTTTGCCTCAATCAGTAGGACTATTAAGAAACATGATGACTAGACAGGGCCTGCCTAAGGTAATCGGAGGCCCTTGGCGGTTTCCTAGTTTGCCCAGGCCTAAGGCCGGCGGCCCTGGACTAGATTACCAGACAGGATGTAACACACGTAATgccattgttaaaaaaaaatctttactttaaaaaagataaaaacaatcttatcttcttatcttataaaatacagacgttacttcaaaaaagaagatgattacgtcctacgcgtcatgcatctagtcttgcatgttaaccaatgacttaaattctgcattCAGGGAACTGCACTCAGTGCACTGTAAAGTCTGCAATGTCAAGtagactttgtttatttttagtctTATGCACGTCCATCTATTTCTTGATTCTTGTAATAAATCCCTAACAGTCAGTCAATTAGAATCGTAAATCACGTTCATGCTATAATCATACCGTGACTCGTCCACTCTACAGACAGACTTAAGAATAGCGTTAACTTCTATAACACATCGTCATGTGTTCAAGCCCCATTAAAGCCGCCCAACTGGCGCCCCACTTCTCCACTCCAGTGTAATCAATACTATCTGCCAGTACAAACCCGGTCAGTACAAAGTTATCAGAAACAGCTGGTTGATAATAAAACCTTCTCCTTGGCTTTATGTATtcatattatgttttgttttgtggaaACTTAGTTTTCATATATTCTCCAGAACTTCGGAGTTTTTAGATGTACCGGAAGTGGGGtcgataatttgtatgtttttagTCGTACGGAAAATGAACATATTTAGTTTTTTAACTCGATGACGACTTACAAGGGGGACAATGTTTTTAAAccctaaattatattttaaaattaacttttattttacttaatttcttttaaatatctgatagatttattatttaattgagtcttttttattatttttgttttggggaCGTAGGCCTATAGGCTGCACTACAATTTGTTATTTTCGTTGGGAAATTGACAAAGAAATTCCACCAAcgcatttttttatatgtacCTTTTCATATACATTCAAATATCCTATTCTCATAAGTGAGtataaatacattgtatttcgaaaacggctctaacgatttttttcaatatttcaaGGTAAAGGTATATAATGAGAAAAACATTCTCAGCTCATTGGCCACAaagggaaaactcgaggtctaCCGTTATGTCgctttgaaaatgtttcattatcgaaaaattaattttgggtAGAATATTTTCTGAATTATTATTTTCCATGACGTTCaaggaaaaaaacttgacaccgcttacgtcactaggcttactgcagtacactaaaacaagaacaagttttaatgaatcaatagacctaattaaacatttgcgcaccatcttaatgTAGGCTTTATTAGCCTTATTACCaaattgtaaacaatttatagaGCCCTTggaacacaataactaatcatacatcggcaaatttaattaattttgttttcttccatAGTGTTTTAagagtctgtctctctctatatatatatctgtcaaCATATGTAGATCATAGCTAGGACTTcgtagccactggaaatactgcactcctcctttattattattgttattttattattattactattattttggcgattattactattattaaacaaatttattttaaaaattcatacactctaataaaatgttttgcCTTTGTGACGTCAGTAGACATCTAAATATTGTCTAATccaacacatttaattacattaaaatCGACTTTAGGTTATCTACAAAACATGTTATTAATCTtaactaacaaaaacaaattatatatttttacccAGCAGAAATAAACTTTCAAAAATGATATTagcattaacaaacaaaaaattctaaTGAATTTCAGAAGTATAAAAAGTATCATATATTTACTATCACCGTTACCTGCCTATTGTCCATAGttctttcttcattttattGCTGACTTCAGTCTGTTAGTCCCAGTGCAGACTTACCAGACAGACCGACACGCAGATCTAAATATCTATGTCGCGGACTCAACAGAAGGTTGTCAACAGATGTTTCTTGAATGACGACACTCAGTTGAATATATTTTGAGCGTGAGAGTGAGTCTGTGTATATATAAGGATGTGGGTGAGCGAGTGTGTGCGTAAGTGGATACGGCTAGTGTGAACAACACATTACCTTTATGAATTCAATAACATGAGCGCTACGTCACGTGACCAGCCAAGCGAGACACACTGGGCTTAAGACTCGGCCTGGttgaattaattataaaatatgttgTAGTTTATTAAACCCTGAATGATATCATATTGACGCAAGCCCCGCCCCACCCATACACACACGTACCCCACACATGCCCTATTAGGCCTATAGGTTTTATTATTTATGCTAAAGAGATTACGCATAGACTGCTCATTAGATTATTTGTTATATTGAGGTTTCGCATGCTAAATTTTGAAAACAGTAGTCTGCTCGTAGTTTTTCCCTCCGTAAtaagaaaaagccgctattagttttgtgtaaaatGTCCGTCTGCCCGTCTGTTTTGCTGAATCTCAGAAAGTAGAACAGAAATGAAAAATCTTATTTCACCATACGTTGTGGCTGATATAGTGTAGTTGAGAtggctattttttaaatatttttttaaacacaccgttttgtttttaaaatacattttgcaagtaatttttcataaacaaaaaaacaaagcatggTGAAATatgatttttcatttctcttctagtttttgagatctgagtgtgacagacggacagacggacattttacACACAAGTTATAGCAGAAAagccccttacgggggccgctataaggtgtagatctatctataacaAGAGTTATGTTTCTTTATCTATGACTTTTGGAGGATATAATTGACAATGAAGAGCAGTCCTTCCCCTTTCATTTAACTTTAACCCCTTCCCTCCACTTTGTTGCTAGTCTTTGTCGTTGTTCTCAACAAAGGCATCTTTCTATCTGAATGATTTAAACAATGCAGGTTGTCATGTAGAGCAGCGTTCCTAATTAACAGAATGTAAAAAATTAGGGTAAAATAATTTCAAGTATAGTTAATAAATAtgaatagtgtttttttttaaaatagattgcTGGGGATTGTTCTTGATCATATTAACACTATCAACGTAGAAATAGAAAGGGACGACTAaacgaaatatttttagaacattCTAATTGATTTAGATTCTAAATTATTGATTTTCATgacaaacaatgtcaaggacattgAATTCAATAATCACCGTTGCCAGTTAAATAAAACCACAGAGCTATAATTTTAACTTTCATTCATTTCACCAATTCACTTAGCCAATAATTCTGAAATGCACATTTATCACTGGATGCTCTTAAAATGGCAACTTTTTTAAGGAGCATTCTTAGACAACACTCTGCCTTTCAGAGTAAAGTTTTCTTTGCCTTCACATTGGAACAGGATTCATTTCTGGATGACATCTTAAGTGTGGCAGTTGATCTTCGTATCTACTTGGTATCAACTTTGCATTATTATCACTAGTTTATTGGAAGAGGTTTATTTCGTATCAACTTTGCTTTATTATCACTAGTTTATTGGAAGAGGTTTATTTCGTATCAACTTTGCTTTATTATCACTAGTTTATTGGAAGAGGTTTATTTCGTATCAACTTTGCTTTATTATCACTAGTTTATTGGAAGAGGTTTATTTCGTATCAACTTTGCTTTATTATCACTAGTTTATTGGAAGAGGTTTATTTCGTATCAACTTTGCATTATTATCACTAGTTTATTGGAAGAGGTTTATTTCGTATCAACTTTGCATTATTATCACTAGTTTATTGGAAGAGGTTTATTTCGTATCAACTTTGCATTATTATCACCAGTTTATTGGAAGAGGTTTATTTCGTATCAACTTTGCATTATTATCACTAGTTTATTGGAAGAGGTTTATTTCGTATCAACTTTGCATTATTATCACTAGTTTATTGGAAGAGGTTTATTTCGTATCAACTTTGCATTATTATCACTAGTTTATTGGAAGAAGTTTATTTCGTATCAACTTTGCATTATTATCACTAGTTTGTTGGAAGAGGTTTATTTCGTATCAACTTTGCTTTATTATCACTAGTTTCTTGGAAGAGGTTTATTTCGTATCAACTTTGCTTTATTATCACCAGTTTATTGGAAGAGGTTTATTTCGTATCAACTTTGCTTTATTATCACCAGTTTATTGGAAGAGGTTTATTTCGTATCAACTTTGCTTTATAACCAACCACTTGTTATTTGGTAGCAGTTGAACTTCGTACCAACTTTGATTTATATTATTACCACAAATTAGTTGCccacatgttgtttttttatcacttataactctctccatttcataaagtacaaaccaaattgttaaaattaagtaaagttcccttttcagaccttgtggtcaattgggcagatgatgtaaaggtcatctgtttctgtggcctacggttaacgagggtgtcatgtggccagcacaacaaccaaccgcctttacttttccccaactgatgtcaggtacccatttagagctgggtggactcagaggcgcccaattATTCCGAAAtgaaaaataccagtcttcaccaggatttgaacctggaccccggttcggatgccaagcgctttaatGCTCAGCCACTGCGGCTCCAAAAAAATCAAAGACGGTCTCTAAATCGAAATTAGCTTAAAACTGATAAGTTTAGAAAATGTGATTCTTTGATGTTTAAAACTTATCAGCATTTCCAATATACGTaggccaaaagcagtctttttgaGGGAGagtaaaggtggtcgacgtaacagaggtgccccacggaaacgctatAAAGACCAGCTCTtgtgcatgcggcttcagaacgacacagctggaggtcacttactaAGACCGCGGGATAAACTAAAacctgctgccgaggacagacttagcgaaaagaaaatcttaattgatCACCGGCGGActatggttatgcttgccctggatgtggcaaatcatataggtcacaactggggctgcgtatccaccggaaatactgcattcctcattaatctttgggcTATTTTTTCCCCAccataactaaaaatatgtgaaacaaaaaagaaaatctaaaaatGCAATGaacgaaataatattttaataaaaatctacaagAAACACAACTCTCATAGACAAGTTTGTAAAATTGCGTCACATCCTATATTTTGTTGACATGAGATTACAAATGAAAAACAAGACATATCACTGAAAGTATTTTGGCAAGATCAATGGGAAAACAACCTCGATCTACATGTTTGGGTGTTGGTGCCCTTATCGAGCTATCCCATCATTAGTTAATGTCCTCAAAACGAAAGAAGGCTGCAGCTCTACACGGATGCCTAGATTTGCAAGATGGCATCAAGCCTGGTTTGTCGCAGACTTTCCGAAGTCTCAACATTACCAATAAACCTTTGAAGAAAACCTTACACTGCAAGCGACGGTCCTCAGACACTGACAGGGAGTCTCCTGCGGTTAGAAGGAAGCCCCGGTGTAAGAGTCTGGGACCTCCGAAGTGTGCGCAGCAGTTTTATCTTAGCCCCTTAGCTCATAGTTCTACGTATCTGTCGTACGGTAAGTTCCTATTGCTCTTTAGCTCACAGTCtgtcaagcttttttttttttacccgggGACCCCTTTAAATAGTCAAAACTTGCCCTTGCACCGCTAAGTGAAACGGCtacataatttcataataaacgaatattcacatttgactagagtaacacctttagtaaaatcactaaacttagaaagccttcaggaaagaagactcaaaagtaaagtagctattatacataaaacactgaaccataatcttcaaatacaaaaacaaaaatctaataaaatactcagaaaatacttatatgctaggaaaaaatgtgtacaaatgcttcttcttccctagtgctattagagcatggaatgggttgaatttaagtcattggttaacatgcatgactagatgcatgaagcgtaggacgtaatcattttcttttttgaatgaacgtctgtattatataagataagataataatgcATAGTATATAAATTAGAAAtgccaaaaaaagaaaaaaaaaagattactcaGAAAGTttatgttatcacacaaacttagAGGCAGCCCCCATCGGATCCGCCAATCGGCAATGAATATTCAAACCATGATTCTTTGTTATTATCTAAAGTAATTGAATTTTAAAGTCTCATTTGGCGTTTACCTTGAAAACAAACTTAATAACCTTTAAAGAGATTTTAGACCTGTACTAGAGctagttctagaatctagatgtaattgaaattatatttacgtaaaaatgtaaaaatataagcaaagattagataaaatatctagatctagaagtatatttctatatctagattttagatctactgcagtgtttctcaaacttatgACACATGCGTACCCCTTCAATAATTTTCGTGACTCtgagtacccccccccccatctccataaaaaaaaagatggaaaaAGGAAAGATGTATTTCAGAACGTTTTCTGTTAGAACCGGAGACACATTTGTACTTTTCGAAAAAGTTCTTAGAAATCAGCGCTCCATTATTCATTTGACTGTTAGAAAGTATTTCTCCAAAGGCCAGGCGTGAATTGGAATCTCTTTACCCCAAGGCCTGTCTGAATGTTGCACAATGTTCCATTAATACGATGGTAGAGCACGGACTCCTGTCCTGGGTCCGCTTGCTAGAAGCGGTCGAAGGCCGCAATAACCGCGGGGTATGTAAGGACTCTCATCCCAGCCACATGTCTTTGATGACGGCTATTGCCCTTATTATGTATTGTGCGAgtgttttctcccacttcccagtctcggatcaagttgaaatttttcataattattcatagtctataacaatacacgaatcaatataaaataaaatcaactaattagtttatcaattagAAATAATCAATtgactttgttttatatagaaaaatgtaGATTATTCTTCctgtattgagatatatggtagTTCTtcttttagataagctttgttttttacgAAAAGAATTTTAGAAGTATTTTACTTGTTTGTGTGTACGCATGCGCATGTGTCTGTTTATGTGTCTGTGGCATGGATGAGAATACGAAGCGAAGGGCTTCAATAGTGTCCGCCATTAGAGCGTTCATGTCGTCTGTGCCTATTATATGTAAGAGAAATAATTAAGTTCCCCTTTGAGacagggcagaagatgtaaaggtcatacgTTTCTGAGGCCATTGGTTTACAAGAGTGgcgtgtagccagcacaacgaccaaccttctttactttccacaactaatgtccggaacccgttagagctgggtggacttcctaaattaaaaaatcccagtcttcaccagtattcgaaccagggaccccggttcggaagcccagCGCTTTATCGACCAGCCCCCGCGCCTCCGCCTATTATCTGTAGTGTGTAAGATCTGTCCAAAATCTTTAGGTTCCACTTCTGACAAACCGTGTGAGCTGCCCTACAAAAAGCCAGATCCTTACAGAGAGCTCCATAACGAGGTGATGACTGTGTTGAGGAAAACGTTGCAAAGTAAGTACATCAGTACTCCAGTAGAACTGACCTATGTCTTAAGCTAGAACTCTTTTTGTCATTTGAACgctttttgtttcaaaagcaAGAAAAGTTTACCTAAGTTACTTAGTTaactatttattgttttactTAGCACATGAGTTTAGCACATTACTTTAGAACATTAGTCTAGCACATAAGTTTAGCAAATAAACGCTAGAAACTTTTAGCCTCAGAAACAAATCTTAAATGTGGCGTTAGGTCTAGAAAATAAGCGTAGAGTTAGTTTTATGGACAATGACTATTGATGAAAATCTTTCTGGCCCAATAACATGGATGGTTTCAGCTAGTTCTGGATCctgaaacaataacaaagatcATAGCCTGCAAGTGTGGAGTGATTGCCTTTTTCATGGTGACGAATCTTAGAAATTGCATCTTACCAACAATCTTACATGGTCCATTTGTAAGTGGAATAGAACGAAGAACGCAAAATAAAACATGGGTGGTTTTTTATCAAAGATTGGAACGGCTTTACGAATCATTGAGAAATCAGTGACCTAAGATAGATGATGTGAAGTCTTGAAAAAGTCAACAATGTTaatgttccgaatttttttttttctggtgttctgatctacatattttaaaatatttttttaaatattatttggactttaaaaaatatccaTAACCTCTTTGTGTCTAAAGAAATAAGGCCTGAGAGTTATTGCCCGAAATGTCTAATATTTTTAAACCCTTGTATTATGAGTTTGCCCACGATGTGAACACATAGACATGCAAAACATGTACATAATTTCGACCAAATAACCACTCGCTATCAGCGCCGTTTCTTCGCCTAGGTCTGAATAGGCCAGCTAGGGTTTATCTAACGTGTCCTTGGATTCAGTAAATACTATTTTTCTTTCGATTCGCAGAAATCTAGAAACTTCAAATTTGCCGTTTTATGATAAGAGACTTTCTTattaaaataccaaaaaaaaaagaaaaaaaaattaaagtaaaactCCATAGGGATGAGAAAGATAATCTCCCCTGTTTCAAATCTAAAAGGTTTGGTTAATAAGGGAATTGTGTGGTTAAAACAAAAGGACTATATTATGGAAAGTAAAAGATCCATTTCCAAAATGTTAAAACCTCAAAtaacgaagaaaaaaaattatgttgtcTCAGCCACATTATTTTTCTGAAATTGACGGGCCGAAAGCCTCATTCGGCTCCCATCCCCCAATGCGAGTTGGGAGGTCGAGACTTTAAATGAAAACCTTCATTGTGATGTGAAGGCCTTTGTCCCCACGTAGATTCCAACAGATACTTAATGCAAATACAATAagatatgaattttttaaattgctgtcGTTGTTTGCATCTAGAACAAGCGTCGTCCTTACCCAGCTACAAGTTGGACCTTCCTGAAGACTTGGAAGCCTTGAACACTTGCTTTGAAAGTACACTTACTGGGAAGGAGGGCCTGGAGTCTGCCAAGGGGGAATGTCAGTACGACGAGGAGGAGGATGAAGAGGAAGACGGCATTCCCCAAGGTACAGTCAATGTTGTTTCTCCTTTCAAGGAACTGACGATCATCAATAGAAAAAAGGGGTTGCCTGATTGATGGAAAGTTAGATGTTTGAATGATGAAAAGTTAGTTGTTTGATTGATGGAAAGTTAGATGTTTGATTGATGGAAAGTTAGATGTTTGAATGATGAAAAGTTAGTTGTTTGATTGATGGAAAGTTAGATGTTTGATTGATGGAAAGCTAGATGTTTGATTGATGAAAAGTTAGATGCCTGATTGATGGAAAGTTAGATGTTTGATTGATGAAAAGTTAGATGTTTGATTGATGAAAAGTTAGATGCCTGATTGATGGAAAGTTAAATGTTTGATTGCTGAAAAGTTAGATGTTTGATTGATGAAAAGTTAGATGCCTGATTGATGGAAAGTTAGATGTTTGATTGATGAAAAGTTAGATGCCTGATTGATGGAAAGTTAAATGTTTGATTGTTGAAAAGTTAGATGCCTGATTGATGAAAAGTTAGATGTTTGATTGCTGAAAAGTTAGATGCCTGATTGATGGAAAGTTAGATGTTTGATTGATGAAAAGTTAGATGTTTGATTGATGAAAAGTTAGATGTTTGATTGATGAAAAGTTAGATGCCTGATTGATGGAAAGTTAGATGTTTGATTGATGAAAAGTTAGATGTTTGATTGATGAAAAGTTAGATGTTTGAATGATGAAAAGTTAGATGCCTGATTGATGGAAAGTTAGATGTTTGATTGATGAAAAGTTAGATGTTTGATTGATGAAAAGTTAGATGCCTGATTGATAGAAAGTTAGATGTTTGATTGATGAAAAGTTAGATGTTTGATTGATGAAAAGTTAGATGCCTGATTGATGGAAAGTTGGGTGCTTGaagctttattttaatttaacctAGCCCCCCTAATATTTTCAGGAGAACTATAACAGCAAGCTGAAGGGGGAGGGAAAGCGGTTTCTtaactttaattaaaacatatacAAAGTTTTGTCTTCCAAACTAAAGATTATTgataaatgcagtatttcatgtgatAAGATAGACCCAgatgcgacctgcatatttaaCCACACACCACACATCTAATGGAACGAACCCGTTGTCCACGATGAAAGGGGGTGGGGtaaatttaaattctattttcgtCGTCTGCTCTTGTCTTCAGcaagggattttcttttgggtctcagtatagaagcactacttATTGTTCGGCatctttttttggtgagtttaaaaaaaaggtgcccggaagtgctataaagatcaacccAGGCGTCAGTACGACAGAGGAAAGCAGTTGGTAGCAAATAGCTTCGAAGCTCTAGTAACAGAtgaaacacacattttttaaagacaccTCATAGGGgtatcttttgttttcttgatcTAGTGATAACTGACGCCTTCTTTTCATCACATCTTTACCCAGTATCACCTTGTCTTGACTTAACTGACGCCTTTTTTTCAGTTCAACTATACTCAGTATCAACTTGACTTAACTGACGCCTTCTTTTCAGGACAGCTATAGCCAGTA contains:
- the LOC106067314 gene encoding uncharacterized protein LOC106067314; this encodes MSSKRKKAAALHGCLDLQDGIKPGLSQTFRSLNITNKPLKKTLHCKRRSSDTDRESPAVRRKPRCKSLGPPKCAQQFYLSPLAHSSTYLSYGSTSDKPCELPYKKPDPYRELHNEVMTVLRKTLQKQASSLPSYKLDLPEDLEALNTCFESTLTGKEGLESAKGECQYDEEEDEEEDGIPQAVRATLPHQEPTTSAEILKALHLQHMEKMVRGVSPSKLVTHLNTTGYLNHQYDLHMRTSLDQQNLKSGMKKGVERLYSILPTYTI